CTATTTCATAGGTCGTCGCGTCGGCATGGCCCTCGGCTCCatcttcattatcatcggAACAATCGTCCAAGCCACATGCCATAACCTGGGCGGCTTCATGGCGGGCAGATTCATCTTGGGCTTCGGCGTCGCGACCTCCGCCACGGCCGGTCCGGCTTACGTCTCTGAGATGGCCCATCCCGCGTACCGAGGTGCAATGACGGGTCTATACAACGTGTTGTGGTTCGGCGGTGGTATTCCGGGAACCTTCATCCCGTGGAGGACGGCTGATATCGAGGGGACGATGAGCTGGCGGATTCCGATCTGGCTGCAGATGATCTTTTCGGGACTGGTACTTTTGTTCTGCTTTACCGTGCCAGAGGTAGGTCGTCACTCCAGTCTGAGATCCAAACAAGCGAAACTAACAGAATCCAGTCGCCCCGTTGGCTCATCTCCCAAGACAAGCACGAAGCCGCGCTCAAGGTGCTAGCCGAATACCACGGAGAAGGCGATCGCAACGCGCCCATCGTGCAACTCGAGTACCGGGAGATGGTGGAGGATATTTCCATGACCGGTTCAGACAAGCGCTGGTGGGATTACCGGGAGCTATTCAACAGTCGCGAGACACGTTATCGATCCATGCTCGTTATCTTTATGGGTATGTACCACATACTGCAGCTCATCACCATCCCCCAGCTAATTAAGTTTCATAGCCTTCTTCGGGCAGTGGTCCGGCAACGGCCCCGTCTCCTACTACTACCCACAGATGCTCCGTGGCGCAGGTATCGAAAACAATAACACCCGACTCCTCCTGCAAGGACTACAAAACGTGGTGCAGTTCATCGGCGCCGTGTTCGGAGCGCTCATCACCGATCGTGTCGGTCGTCGGCCCCAATTGCTCCTCTCAACTGgtatcatcgtcatcctcttcgccaTCGTGCTGGCATTGAACGCAACCAACGTCGTGGACGGTCCAGACGGCGAGCCCATCGCTAAGAGCGGCATCACAGCCCGGGCTCAAATCgccatgatcttcatcttcgggtTCGTGTATTCGGCCGGTTGGACGCCGAATCAGGCTATGTACCCGGTTGAATGTCTTCGATATGAAAGTCGTGCTAAGGGAATGGGCATGAATAACGTACGTATCTTCTATCAATTCATTATTACTTCTCACTTCTGCAAGAAAAGATACTAATAAAGAACAGTTCTTCGTCAACATCGCCTCCTTCTACAACACCTTCGTAACCGGAATCGCCTTCTCCGGCGCCGGCTGGAAATACTACTTCCTATTCATATTCTGGGACGCCTTCgaattcatcatcatctactTCCTATTCGTCGAGACCAGCAAACGCACCCTGGAAGAATTGACCGCCATCTTCCAGGCCAAGAGTCCCGTCAAGGCGTCGTTGAAAAAGGATGAAGTGTTTGTTGCGAGTGATGGGGCGGCTGCTCTTCAGAAGGAggtttaattttattttattttccgGGGGTTTTTATACGAGGGGGCCTTGGGGTGATCTTCTCGTATAAGGTTATTGGGTGTGGGTTGGACGGGAGggtttatattaatttcatTTATTTGACCCACTggttcttttttcctttaaTTTAAGTATTAGGGTTGTGTAGGTAGGTATGTTAATTAAATCATGAGCTTGTCTTGTCTATGTCCTGTCTTATTCTTTGTACatatatcaatcaatcatatCACTAGGTATCCGTGTATatccagaaaacaaaagaaataaaaatgaaaagtaagaaaaatcaatatccacaaaagaaacaaccaaagatagaaaagaataaactATTCCCTCCGTACAATAGTCTCCCTAACAATCTTAATCCCCTCCTGACTCCCCCGACTCTCCTCATCCCAATTCCCAGTCCCCGCCTCACAAATCGTTGGCTGCGAAGGCAAAATCGTCTGCTCATCATGATACTGCGTATCCGGCAACGACAACGGATGCTTGAACTTCCGTTTCCGATTGCTGCTATGCATGGTACTCTTGGAGTTCAGTCCGCCGCTATCCGTCAACGGATAGCTGTTTGCGCTGACGCCTTTCGTGCTGATGTACCAGCCTGCTCGGCGGGCGATGCGGCGACATAGGGGGTAGATCATGGGGGCGTTGCCGATTATGACGGCCACGAAGGTTTCGCGACAGGCCCAGCTGCCGGCTTGTTGGGCGCCGTTTGCGCCGGCctgtttttgttctttgttaGCTTGTTTGGGAGtgtggtggttttggggtgtTGGACTGGGGAGTTGGGAGTTGGGAGTTGGGAGTTAGGGGAGGAGACGTACTGTGACAATTAACACGCAACGGAGGATACCAGCTGCCATGACGAAGATTCCGCCGctgaagaggacgaggagtTCGAGTTTTTCGCGCCATGGGAGGCGGGCTTTGAAGAGCATCTTTGGTTCGTTTGTTAGCTTTGTGTGTATAGTACTTGTGCATAGAACTTGTAGGGACGTGGAAGAAGGCAGCATACCGGTGTCGGAATCGATATCAAGTATACGTCTGTCGCAACGTTCAAAGTAACAGTAACGTAGACGTCGATCTGCGACACCGCGGGCTGGCAGTAATTGCCTGGGTCTGGGTATATTTGCCAGTTTTTATGCATGGGATGGCAACCGAACAGGATGGAGCAAATGACGGCGATATAGGTTGCGCCAATGAGGACGTAGGCGATTTGGACACGACGGTGCATATTGATCAGACCGGCTCTAGATCCAATTAGTTAGCTATCATTTTCTCTGTCGCATTCGTATCTACGAATGATATAAAGGATAACCGATGTACGAAGGAAGGAACGTACGTCAATCGCGAGTAGAAAATCGCCATACAAGCTTTCAACAACCACAGCAGGGTTGTATACAGCGACCAACCCAGAACCTGGGTCTTGGAGCCGCCCACGCGCAGCCGGTATTCTTCCGAAGTGGGAGAAAGCGTGGCTCGTTGCTCATCGGTCATGGAGTTGTTGGCCAGACCCATCCACCAAGCGCCAACGCAGTAAGCGGCGCCCGATTCCAACCCGTAGACCACCTGTTTTGTCTATGAGTACCCTGGGTGATGTTATTGTGGAGGAGGGGTAGCATACCCCCGCTAAGGGCATGAGGAAGTCATCGAGCTGGAAGTTTCTCGGTCCAGCGGTGATCCATCGTGCGGTGATGCGGATAGCGATGGTAACGATTGCGATGGCGAGGAGGGTGAAGGCCTCGATGGTAAAGTCATCCCCGGCCATGGTGGCAGTATGGACGTCTGTGCGGGACTCAGATCATAAGAGAACAGAGGGGGAAGATCAGGGGAGGCAAAAGCGCTGAACTTTGGTATTAAAAGTAGCTTTATAGCTGGATGGTGCGCAGGCCGGAAAGCCGGCGCACGGAAGATCGATGTATCTATCCAGGGGGGGAAACGGGTCGAAATCAATTCCCGTCCGACAAGCACATGGCCCGACAGGTTGGGTCTGAAGGACCGTTATCAGTTGGCAGCGGGGACGCCAAACGCTTGTCCGGTGCGTCAGTCTCCATTTCGCTTCGAATGAGCGCCCTTAGGGTTACCCGTTTGGGAAATCGTGGTGGCTCCCCGACGTTTGGCCATGGACTATCAGTGGAGCGTCGGCTGCGGAAAGGGATTATGATTACGATTACTATTTATAAGGAGTTATTTCCTGGATTCGTAGCTATTGCTTAAGCACTTTCTGGGCTAGTTGCCTGCTCGGACCGTCGTCCTGCAAGGAAAAGTTTAGGGTTTGTGATGCATTATCTGGCGATCACCCTTGTTAGATTGACAGTAGACAATCTAATGTGATACCCTACATCTCGCATGAACCTCTATCGGATCTGACTTTGGATAGAAAGTCAAACACAAATTGTTTTGTGCATACGTCCAGCGTGGATCTTGGGCTGTCAACTTGAAGAATGACAAGCTCCACCCCTAAAAAAGTACTAATCCATAGTCAACCAGCAGGTTCCACCTGAAACATAGGCTAAGAAACGACTGCAGAACCCGGGAGAATCCCCAATGATAATAACCTGTCAAACTCCACTGCTCCGCCGATTTTACCTCATTTGAATCCCGACGCCGTTTTAGCCAGTCGCTAGGCCGAACTTAACGGTGGCGCGATGCAACCACGCTTCTTCTAATTTTCCTAATTGTCTAGCCTCCGTGCGTCCAATTTAAAAaactctttttcttgccatCTCGCCAGTCTTTGGCTATCGGGTGGGAATGCCGACCTTCGAGACTTCGACCGTTTCTCCCTGGTCCCCGGGGAATGAGGGAAAATTCCGCGATCGGCGTGCTATACTCAAACTAATATAATCTCGTCAAAGTCACTCCACCCGGGCTTCCCCTCTTGTGCTGCTCCTTAAATACCCTTCACGGCCATTGCGGGGGACGGTGTTCGGCTGCAAATCACCATTGAAACTAATCCTGCAACGATTGCATTGCATGTACCTGTGAATTGATCACCATGGAGACTGTTGACGTGACAGTCATCGGAGCGGGTATGTCCACACGTCGGAATTGATACGTCGCAAGTTCCCCAACTCACGTCACACCAACAGGATGGAGTGGTCTCGCTGCCCTCAAGACCTACCACCAGGTCGACCCCTCCGCCTCGATTGTGCTATTCGAGAGCGCGGCCTCGGTCGGCGGCGTCTGGGCCAAGCACCGCCTGTATGCCGGCCTCAAATCCAACAACATGCTGGGCACCTATGAGTTCAGCGACTTCCCCATGGACGCCTCATTCGGCGTCCAGCCCGGCCAACATATCCCGGGCACCGTGATCCAACAGTACATGGAGCGCTTTGTCGAGCACTTTCAGCTCAGCGAGTTCATCCGCCTGAACACGCGCGTGCGCATCGCGGAACATAATTCCGACGGGACCTGGACCCTGACCATCGACGACACCGACGGCGAGAAGACCGTCGTGAGCAAAAAGCTCATCGTCTGCACCGGCATCACCTCCCAGCCCTACATGCCCACTATCACCGGCCAGGACACCTTCGATGCACCGCTCTTCCACTGTCGCGACCTGCCCCAGCACCAAGACGCCGTCCTGCAACCCAACAAGCGCATCACCGTCCTCGGCGGCACCAAATCTGCCTGGGACGCCGTCTACGCCGCCGCAACCGCCGGCGCCCACGTCGACTGGATCATCCGCGACAACGGCCACGGCCCCGTCTGGATGGCTCCGGCCTACGTAACCCCATTGAAGAAATGGCTCGAGAAGCTCGTCACCACGCGCCTCCTCACCTGGTTCAGCCCCTGCATCTGGGGCGACGCCGATGGCTGCAGCCCCATCCGCAACTTCCTGCACGGCACCTGGCTCGGCCGCAAAATCGTCGACACCTTCTGGTCCATCCTGGCCAACGACGTGATCACCCTGAACAAATATGACTCCCACCCTGAAACCAAGAAACTCAAACCCTGGTTCAGTCCCTTCTGGATCGCCTCAGGCCTCAGCATCCTCAACTACCCAACCAACTTCTTCGACCTTGTCACCGAAGGCAAAGTGCAAATCCACATCGACCACATCACCCACCTCACTCCCAAAACCATCCACCTCGCCTCCGGCTCCCAAATCCAATCCGACACCCTCATCTGCGCCACAGGCTGGCAAGCAACCCCCAACATCGACTTCCGACCCTCGACCCTCTCCCAAACCCTCGGCTTCCCCTGGGCCGAAGACCCCATCCCCCAATCCGTCATCCAACAAGCCGACGCAGAGATCCTCTCCCGCTTCCCACGACTGGCCACCCCACCCCCCAAACCAGCCAACTATGCCCCCCTCGCTCCCGAcgccccagcagcagcaaaacaCCCCTTCCGTCTCGCCCGCTTGATGATCCCCCCCGCCCTCGCAAATACCAGGTCAATCGCCTTCATGGGTCTCGCAATGACAATCAACACCACCATGCTCGCTCAAGCCCAAGCCCTCTGGATCTCAGCCTATTTCACCGAAAACCTCACCCCGGCCCCGCGAGAACAGTGTCCCCCTCATCTCCGGAAGGTGCTCGAGCAGGATAATGCGGATGGCGATGCAGATCTCGTCTGGGAAACAGCCCTGCATTCGCAGTTCGGGGTGCATCGCTACCGCGGTGGGTTTGGGAAACGGAACCCGGATTTCGTGTTTGATGCGGTGCCATATGTGGATTTGTTGTTGAGGGATTTGGGGCTGGATTATACGAGGAAGGGCGGGTTGAAGTGGTTGGAGCCATATGGGGTAGAGGATTATAGGGGGTTAGTGGAAGAATGGATTGATAGTAAGGAAAaggtggggaagaaggataaTTGAGTGGTTGTTTGatgattgtatatataccGTTCTCAAACCCAAAAGAAGTATTTGTGGGTAGTCTTTTGCTAATGTTGAGTTTTCTGTGATGATGTGGGTTTGTTGtagttttgttttgttgtatATTTTGTAGTGTTTGTGAGGTTTGTAAGGTCTTCTCTCTTGTAGTTGGTAATATAGGTTGTTTTTCTATATGTGTTGGGTAACTATAGGCATACATGGATTTAGAATTACTCAGTTCTATTAGAACAATCACGACCAATACATATGGGTACACATTACAGTAAATTCACCAAAAGACTCATGCCGAAATCAATTTGCCATCAAATACTGATCCCAATAGTCTCCTACAACGCCTCTACCTACATACGTGTACATACATCCGGCTATCCCTCGCTGATGCCAAATCATTCACAAGATATCacgaaagaaaaaacgaagaaaaaacaaGCAATCGTCCCAACCGAACCGCTCGCCAAGTACATACAGGCCAAATACAAGCATCATGGAGCGTACACAAGAGAATTAGAACAATAAAGTCGAGAGGTGAGGTCGAGAAAGGCAGGTCGATGCGCGTGGGAAATCATGAGGGTCGCTCGAGATCAAGGGGTAAACAACAATAGGGTCAGCCTAAACCGACAGGCCATGGTCCAGGTCTTTATCTTCCTGTTTCACCGATTCACTCTCCTGCTTCGGGATCGCATCGGACACGTCTTTGCCGCAGCCCTTGACAAGAATATGTCGCTAATTCAGTTAGTTTTTGTTTTACTTCAAACAATATTGCGTTCTAAAGATCTCACCTTCAATGCATCCTTGCGAGAGAAGCTTTTATCGCAATGATGGCAGGGGAACGGCTTCACCGACAGATGGATCCGTTTATGTCGCTTCAGGTCGTGGTTCCGGTTGAAACTCTGCGGGCACTGGTCGCACTTGAAGGGTCGGTCGTTCGTCGGACCCGGTGGGTGGCCCGCGTGGGATGGATGGCCCCCGTACATTTGCTGCATGGCCAATTGACCGCTGGTGAACAGGCCCGGTTGCAGATTGCCGACGAGCGACATCTGTCCGTTCGGATTGTGCATGTTCGTCATCACGGGTCCGTTCATGGCCGGTAACGAATACGAGGGCCACGGCTGTCGCTGGTAGTTGAGATGATGCGGGGGCGGGTTGGATGCCACCCGTCCGGGGGGATGAATCGCTAAGCTAGTCTGTCCGTAGGGGGCATATGCCCCCGTGTGATTCGACATCTGCTGGATTCCGGTGTAGGAGGGGGCGGACGAGGATTTAGTCATATACGGGTCGTTTGAGGGTAGCGACGGCGGAGCCGGGGGCGGATTGGGGAGCGCATTCTGCGCTGTGAGCATCGCATGCGTCATGGCATGATGCTGGGAGTTCGGGCCTGGCATGCTCGATGCGAGCGGTTGCTGAAAGGGAGGTAGGTGGTTCATGTCGTACGGCTGGCTGGGGATCGCCTCGGTCCCTGGGGGCGAGGTCGCCGAATTTCGATGGAGATGGTTCACcgagggagagaaggtgTCGCGCGGGGGGTAGGGATTCACGCCCGCACTCCAGGACTGGCGGGGTGCCGCGGACGCAGTAGTGTATGAACTCTGGCCCGGCCAGTAGGCGGAGGCGTAGGACGAGGTCGGATCGGGGGATGCAGAGACCGCGGCGGTCGTCACGGCCGTGGCGGTCGTGGGCACTGGCGTCTCGCCCGACTGTGTCGAGGCGGGCGGCGTCAGAAGGCTATTGACACTGTGATTGTTCGCTGGCTGTGGATGCGCGGGATGGGGGTGGTACTTCACCGCGGCTCCTCCGATGTGAAAGTTCGGGGGCGGCAGCTCGAAGCTGGGAAGGGACTGCGCCGCGGGTCGACGGGTATTCAACGGTTGAGGGGCAGTCAGCGCATCCAGCGCTGTCCCCATGCCCGGTGGCGGAACCGCAAGAGCAGCCAGGttggcggtggtgtcgcGCGAGAACCCGAGCGGGTGATACAGATCGGGCGTCTCTAGGGGCGGCGGATGAGCCAAGGTCGAGGTCAGCGTGCCGGCAGAATATCCCGTATCGCCTCCGATTGCCCAGTATCGATTGCCAGACAGGCCACCAGCGATGTCTGGAGGATCCAGGAGGGGCGACGATCGCGGTTCAGCGATCTACACGGATCACGaacggagaaggaagatgcgaTTCGGAGAATGAGACAGACTCTAGCGGATTCGATTCTCGTTGGTCACTGGATCGAGTCGACGGGAATGGCGTGCGGGTTCTCGAGGTTCTTTCCACCCAAATTCTTTACACGGGAGGCATATCCTGGCGGTGGATGATAAGTCGGCAATCACCGATAACGCAGAATCCACgagggagggggaaaaaaaaggcgTCAGCAACACTCGGGGCGAAGTCACGACAGCCGCATGGCCTGTTGTGGAATCGATCAAACGATTAAACGATCACACCGATGAATGGTGAATGGTGGAAGCCTATAGATCGAATAGAGCGGAATAGCACCGATCGAGAGTCTGTGTGCGGAGATGAGTGACAGTCCTAGCTGAGCGATCGACGGATTAGTTGAGGGAGGTTAAGGGCAGCGTTGTCGCGCGGGTTTGTTGCGTGAGAAATGAGgactgaggaagaaaaggatgagaaggtgtggtgaagagaaagtggaatgaaagaaaagggccgGAGGGAATATgacttttattattattattattattttatttttctcatATTAGGATTTTGGTTTTTGTATAGTCCGAACCGGCGTATCAATGATTAAGGTGAAGGACAGGACCACCAACCCAAAAAAGCGAGAACCAAAACCCCAGCAAGAATGGGGACGTATCCAGACCAGTCCAGCGCCCGGTCTGGCCAGCGCGGGGACGATGGGAAAAGCGGTCGTCGGGTttgaaaattaaaattaaagaattgagaaaaataaaaaggaaaaagaaaaagaaataaaaatattaatcaaCTAGCGAAACAATAAGCAGGTCAAATATTACCTGACTTTTCCAAAAACATGGAAAATTCAAAAAGAacatttattttctttttctttttctttttcttttcgaatAAAAAAGTGAATCAAACACGGAGGCTAACGCAGTTTGTGGTTTAGTTCGACCCGGATAAGATTGGTCGACCAACCAGTTTTCCCagaatttccttttttcctttcttttgctttccctATCGGACCTTGCTGAGCTCTGACTAACTCGGTCAGGTCAGGGAAATCGAGCAAATGGAACGGGAGAGTATCCTATGTATGGAGTAAGAGGGGGCGAGagtaagtacggagtaagagTCAGAGACAAATGTCCGCAGAAGGCAAAAGAACATTCAGGGTAATTCAACCAGAACCAACGGGAATTCCttagtaattttaatctatcaCTGGATCAtaaataactactagtaATGTATTACTGGGACTCCC
This Aspergillus flavus chromosome 1, complete sequence DNA region includes the following protein-coding sequences:
- a CDS encoding putative MFS lactose permease encodes the protein MADKVDATVSHSDNPGEAQIKGVNNAALAVATIQQKPKLLSKSMLKLYWCIAVAMLNSCINGYDGSLMGSINSYEQYRSYFGFDPDEGTPSTGIVYAIYTIGNIVGSFTAGPFTDFKGRRVGMALGSIFIIIGTIVQATCHNLGGFMAGRFILGFGVATSATAGPAYVSEMAHPAYRGAMTGLYNVLWFGGGIPGTFIPWRTADIEGTMSWRIPIWLQMIFSGLVLLFCFTVPESPRWLISQDKHEAALKVLAEYHGEGDRNAPIVQLEYREMVEDISMTGSDKRWWDYRELFNSRETRYRSMLVIFMAFFGQWSGNGPVSYYYPQMLRGAGIENNNTRLLLQGLQNVVQFIGAVFGALITDRVGRRPQLLLSTGIIVILFAIVLALNATNVVDGPDGEPIAKSGITARAQIAMIFIFGFVYSAGWTPNQAMYPVECLRYESRAKGMGMNNFFVNIASFYNTFVTGIAFSGAGWKYYFLFIFWDAFEFIIIYFLFVETSKRTLEELTAIFQAKSPVKASLKKDEVFVASDGAAALQKEV
- a CDS encoding flavin-binding monooxygenase-like protein; translated protein: METVDVTVIGAGWSGLAALKTYHQVDPSASIVLFESAASVGGVWAKHRLYAGLKSNNMLGTYEFSDFPMDASFGVQPGQHIPGTVIQQYMERFVEHFQLSEFIRLNTRVRIAEHNSDGTWTLTIDDTDGEKTVVSKKLIVCTGITSQPYMPTITGQDTFDAPLFHCRDLPQHQDAVLQPNKRITVLGGTKSAWDAVYAAATAGAHVDWIIRDNGHGPVWMAPAYVTPLKKWLEKLVTTRLLTWFSPCIWGDADGCSPIRNFLHGTWLGRKIVDTFWSILANDVITLNKYDSHPETKKLKPWFSPFWIASGLSILNYPTNFFDLVTEGKVQIHIDHITHLTPKTIHLASGSQIQSDTLICATGWQATPNIDFRPSTLSQTLGFPWAEDPIPQSVIQQADAEILSRFPRLATPPPKPANYAPLAPDAPAAAKHPFRLARLMIPPALANTRSIAFMGLAMTINTTMLAQAQALWISAYFTENLTPAPREQCPPHLRKVLEQDNADGDADLVWETALHSQFGVHRYRGGFGKRNPDFVFDAVPYVDLLLRDLGLDYTRKGGLKWLEPYGVEDYRGLVEEWIDSKEKVGKKDN
- a CDS encoding C2H2 finger domain protein, whose amino-acid sequence is MTVVEVTQCDVFPIRLPSTVGTNREVDVDSFGALSTTLSVLINIAGGLSGNRYWAIGGDTGYSAGTLTSTLAHPPPLETPDLYHPLGFSRDTTANLAALAVPPPGMGTALDALTAPQPLNTRRPAAQSLPSFELPPPNFHIGGAAVKYHPHPAHPQPANNHSVNSLLTPPASTQSGETPVPTTATAVTTAAVSASPDPTSSYASAYWPGQSSYTTASAAPRQSWSAGVNPYPPRDTFSPSVNHLHRNSATSPPGTEAIPSQPYDMNHLPPFQQPLASSMPGPNSQHHAMTHAMLTAQNALPNPPPAPPSLPSNDPYMTKSSSAPSYTGIQQMSNHTGAYAPYGQTSLAIHPPGRVASNPPPHHLNYQRQPWPSYSLPAMNGPVMTNMHNPNGQMSLVGNLQPGLFTSGQLAMQQMYGGHPSHAGHPPGPTNDRPFKCDQCPQSFNRNHDLKRHKRIHLSVKPFPCHHCDKSFSRKDALKRHILVKGCGKDVSDAIPKQESESVKQEDKDLDHGLSV